The Miscanthus floridulus cultivar M001 chromosome 17, ASM1932011v1, whole genome shotgun sequence genome has a window encoding:
- the LOC136516557 gene encoding ubiquitin-conjugating enzyme E2 36 produces the protein MANSNLPRRIIKETQRLLSEPAPGISASPSEENMRYFNVMILGPAQSPYEGGVFKLELFLPEEYPMAAPKVRFLTKIYHPNIDKLGRICLDILKDKWSPALQIRTVLLSIQALLSAPNPDDPLSDNIAKHWKSNEAEAVETGKEWTRLYASGA, from the exons ATGGCCAACAGCAACCTCCCGCGCCGAATCATCAAG GAGACGCAGCGGCTCCTCAGCGAACCAG CGCCAGGGATTAGCGCGTCGCCGTCGGAGGAGAACATGCGGTACTTCAATGTCATGATCCTGGGCCCCGCGCAGTCACCCTATGAAG GTGGAGTTTTCAAGCTTGAACTATTCTTGCCTGAGGAATATCCAATGGCTGCCCCGAAA GTTAGATTTCTCACCAAAATTTACCATCCCAACATTGACAAG CTTGGTAGGATATGCCTTGACATTCTTAAGGACAAATGGAGTCCAGCTCTTCAGATACGTACAGTTCTGCTGAG CATTCAGGCACTTCTGAGCGCCCCAAATCCAGATGATCCTCTCTCAGACAACATTGCGAAACACTGGAAATCCAATGAAGCTGAAGCTGTTGAGACAG GGAAGGAGTGGACTCGCCTGTATGCAAGTGGGGCATGA